A portion of the Nitratidesulfovibrio termitidis HI1 genome contains these proteins:
- a CDS encoding ABC transporter ATP-binding protein: MSATTANAAAAVLDVRSVSMNFGGLRALNEVDLQVRQGEIVALIGPNGAGKTTFFNCITGIYVPTEGTVHVTPRDGRTVTVNGLKASQVTALGMSRTFQNIRLFPTMSVLENVMIGRHCRTRAGILGALLRDPKTRAEEQRIVEESYALLQSVNLHQHYKDEARNLPYGAQRRLEIARALATEPFLLCLDEPAAGMNPQETHELKELVIEIRERHKLSVLLIEHDMSMVMSLSDRIYVMEYGSKIAEGTPEEVSKNPRVIKAYLGEESHA, translated from the coding sequence ATGTCCGCAACCACCGCCAATGCGGCTGCCGCCGTACTCGACGTCCGTTCCGTTTCCATGAATTTCGGGGGCCTGCGCGCCCTGAACGAAGTTGACCTGCAAGTGCGCCAGGGCGAGATAGTGGCGCTCATCGGCCCCAACGGGGCGGGCAAGACCACGTTCTTCAACTGCATCACCGGCATCTACGTGCCCACCGAAGGCACCGTGCACGTGACCCCGCGCGATGGCCGCACCGTTACCGTCAACGGTCTGAAGGCCAGCCAGGTCACCGCGCTGGGCATGTCGCGCACCTTCCAGAACATCCGGCTGTTCCCCACCATGAGCGTGCTGGAAAACGTGATGATCGGCCGCCACTGCCGTACCCGGGCGGGCATTCTGGGCGCGCTGCTGCGCGACCCCAAGACCCGCGCCGAGGAACAGCGCATCGTGGAAGAGAGCTACGCGCTGCTGCAAAGCGTGAACCTGCACCAGCACTACAAGGACGAGGCGCGCAACCTGCCCTACGGCGCCCAGCGCAGGCTGGAGATTGCCCGCGCGCTGGCCACGGAACCCTTCCTGCTCTGCCTCGACGAACCCGCCGCCGGCATGAACCCGCAGGAAACCCACGAACTCAAGGAACTCGTCATCGAGATCCGCGAGCGCCACAAGCTTTCCGTGCTGCTCATCGAGCACGACATGAGCATGGTCATGTCGCTGTCGGACCGTATCTACGTCATGGAGTACGGTTCGAAGATCGCCGAGGGCACCCCCGAGGAAGTGAGCAAGAATCCCAGGGTCATCAAGGCCTACCTGGGCGAGGAATCCCATGCTTGA
- a CDS encoding ABC transporter ATP-binding protein — protein sequence MLELRNVNAFYGNIQALRDINLTIGQGEIVTLIGANGAGKTTTLMTVCGAVPPRTGEVLFEGKPIHTMKPNEIVRLGISQVPEGRLIFPDLTVQENLDLGAFLRNDKDGIARDLDYIFGLFPILAQRRKQAGGTLSGGEQQMLAISRAIMGRPRLLLLDEPSLGLAPIIIQQIFDIIRKINADGTTVFLVEQNANQALKIAHRAYVMETGRITLEDTAANLLVNEDVKKAYLGM from the coding sequence ATGCTTGAGCTGCGTAACGTCAATGCCTTCTATGGCAACATCCAGGCCCTGCGCGACATCAACCTGACCATCGGTCAGGGCGAGATCGTCACTCTTATCGGCGCCAACGGCGCGGGCAAGACCACCACGCTGATGACCGTGTGCGGCGCGGTGCCCCCGCGCACCGGCGAGGTGCTGTTCGAGGGCAAGCCCATCCACACCATGAAGCCCAACGAGATCGTGCGTCTGGGCATCAGCCAGGTGCCGGAAGGGCGGCTGATCTTTCCCGACCTGACGGTGCAGGAAAACCTGGACCTTGGCGCGTTCCTGCGCAACGACAAGGACGGCATCGCCCGCGATCTGGACTACATCTTCGGCCTGTTCCCCATCCTCGCGCAGCGCCGCAAGCAGGCGGGGGGCACCCTTTCCGGCGGCGAACAGCAGATGCTGGCCATTTCGCGCGCCATCATGGGCAGGCCGCGCCTGCTGCTGCTGGACGAACCCTCGCTGGGCCTTGCGCCCATCATCATCCAGCAGATCTTCGACATCATTCGCAAGATCAACGCCGACGGCACCACGGTGTTCCTGGTGGAGCAGAATGCCAACCAGGCCCTGAAGATCGCCCACCGTGCGTACGTCATGGAAACCGGGCGCATCACCCTGGAAGACACCGCCGCCAACCTGCTGGTGAACGAAGACGTGAAAAAGGCCTACCTCGGCATGTAG
- a CDS encoding LeuA family protein — MLLDTTLREGEQSFGTYLSVADRERVLRGLAAVGVPEAEVGWAGRDDLADMLALAARVAPGLAAAAWCRCRPEDLRAAVACGARRVCVGVPVSDAHLARRLGLGRPALLDLLATTLAEARMLGIEHVTVGMEDASRAERAFVVAVARHAAAHGAHRVRLSDTVGLYTPLEVADMVRALRTELENARLDGSAPRARRVSIGTHFHNDCGMATANALTALECGADCADVSVLGLGERAGVARLEELAAALVVRGRASFDLAPLRGLCAHVAQAASLSVPRHWPVAGRDIFAVESGLHAHGVRRDPGLFEPFPPELVGGNRRMGVGRKSGVAAVAAALSELSILPPPDELPAIVEAVRELSATLRRPLTTAELTELAELAQQPDARSTQAHAPQSGPTITSTTDNNRQPRRANQGQRGPARTREA, encoded by the coding sequence ATGCTGCTCGACACCACCCTGCGCGAAGGGGAACAGTCCTTCGGCACCTACCTGTCCGTTGCCGACCGCGAGCGCGTCCTGCGCGGCCTTGCCGCCGTGGGCGTACCGGAAGCCGAGGTGGGCTGGGCCGGGCGTGACGACCTTGCGGACATGCTGGCACTTGCGGCGCGCGTGGCCCCTGGCCTGGCAGCCGCCGCGTGGTGCCGCTGCCGCCCCGAGGACCTGCGCGCCGCCGTGGCCTGCGGGGCGCGGCGGGTCTGCGTGGGGGTGCCCGTATCCGATGCGCACCTTGCCCGGCGGCTGGGCCTGGGCAGGCCCGCCCTGCTCGACCTGCTGGCCACCACCCTGGCCGAAGCGCGCATGCTGGGCATCGAACACGTGACCGTGGGCATGGAGGACGCCTCGCGCGCGGAACGTGCCTTCGTGGTCGCCGTGGCGCGCCACGCCGCCGCGCACGGCGCGCACCGGGTACGCCTGAGCGACACCGTTGGTCTGTACACCCCGCTGGAGGTGGCGGACATGGTGCGCGCGCTGCGCACGGAACTGGAAAACGCCCGGCTGGACGGCTCGGCCCCCCGTGCGCGCCGGGTCTCCATCGGCACCCATTTCCACAACGATTGCGGCATGGCCACGGCCAACGCCCTCACCGCGCTGGAATGCGGCGCGGACTGCGCCGACGTTTCCGTACTGGGTCTTGGCGAGCGGGCCGGAGTGGCCCGATTGGAAGAACTGGCCGCCGCTCTGGTGGTGCGTGGCCGGGCGTCGTTCGACCTTGCGCCCCTGCGCGGGTTGTGCGCCCACGTGGCCCAGGCCGCCTCGCTGTCCGTACCGCGTCACTGGCCCGTGGCCGGACGCGACATCTTTGCCGTGGAAAGCGGCCTGCACGCCCACGGCGTGCGGCGCGACCCGGGCCTGTTCGAACCCTTCCCGCCGGAACTCGTGGGCGGCAATCGCCGCATGGGCGTGGGCCGCAAGAGCGGCGTGGCCGCCGTGGCCGCCGCCCTGTCCGAACTTTCCATCCTGCCCCCCCCGGACGAACTGCCCGCCATCGTCGAGGCGGTGCGAGAACTTTCCGCCACCCTGCGCCGTCCGCTGACCACGGCGGAGCTCACGGAACTCGCCGAACTGGCGCAACAGCCTGATGCCCGAAGCACGCAGGCCCACGCCCCGCAATCCGGGCCGACCATTACTTCAACCACCGACAACAACCGGCAACCGCGCCGCGCCAATCAAGGCCAGCGCGGTCCGGCACGTACACGGGAGGCATGA
- the nifH gene encoding nitrogenase iron protein, which produces MRKVAIYGKGGIGKSTTTQNTVAGLAEALGRKVMVVGCDPKADSTRLLLGGLAQKSVLDTLRDEGEDVELDDIRKPGYSTTLCVESGGPEPGVGCAGRGIITSINMLESLGAYEEDQKLDYVFYDVLGDVVCGGFAMPIRDGKAEEIYIVCSGEMMAMYAANNICKGIMKYAESGTVRLGGLICNSRNVDNEKEMIEELARKIGTQMIYFVPRDNQVQRAEIHRQTVIEFSPEHGQAQHYRNLAKAIDENEMFVVPKPLQISELEKLLMDYGLFEA; this is translated from the coding sequence ATGAGAAAGGTGGCCATCTACGGTAAGGGCGGCATCGGCAAGTCCACGACCACGCAGAACACCGTCGCGGGTCTCGCGGAAGCTCTGGGGCGCAAGGTCATGGTCGTCGGCTGCGACCCCAAGGCCGACTCCACCCGTCTGCTGCTGGGCGGCCTGGCCCAGAAGTCGGTGCTCGACACCCTGCGTGACGAGGGCGAGGACGTGGAACTCGATGATATCCGCAAGCCCGGCTACTCCACCACCCTCTGCGTGGAATCGGGCGGCCCCGAACCGGGCGTCGGCTGTGCGGGGCGAGGCATCATCACCTCCATCAACATGCTGGAATCCCTCGGCGCGTACGAGGAAGACCAGAAGCTGGACTACGTGTTCTACGACGTTCTCGGTGACGTTGTGTGCGGCGGCTTCGCCATGCCCATCCGCGACGGCAAGGCCGAGGAAATCTACATCGTGTGCTCCGGCGAAATGATGGCCATGTACGCGGCCAACAACATCTGCAAGGGCATCATGAAGTACGCCGAATCGGGCACCGTGCGCCTTGGCGGCCTGATCTGCAACTCGCGTAACGTGGACAACGAAAAGGAAATGATCGAGGAGCTGGCCCGCAAGATCGGCACCCAGATGATCTACTTCGTCCCGCGCGACAACCAGGTGCAGCGCGCCGAAATTCACCGCCAGACCGTCATCGAGTTCTCGCCCGAACACGGCCAGGCCCAGCACTACCGCAATCTGGCGAAAGCCATCGACGAAAACGAAATGTTCGTGGTGCCGAAGCCCCTCCAGATCTCGGAGCTGGAAAAGCTGCTGATGGATTACGGCCTGTTCGAAGCCTAG
- a CDS encoding P-II family nitrogen regulator, which yields MMIMVRAIVRPEKSDDVLAALMAAGFPAVTKMSVAGRGKQRGIKIGEITYDEIPKTLLISVVKASEKQFVIDTIMEAARTGAKGAFGDGKIFVTSVEEVYTISSGVKEPDIEEAAA from the coding sequence ATGATGATCATGGTTCGTGCCATCGTGAGACCCGAAAAATCCGACGACGTACTGGCTGCCCTCATGGCCGCAGGCTTTCCGGCCGTGACCAAGATGTCCGTGGCCGGGCGCGGCAAGCAGCGCGGCATCAAGATCGGCGAAATCACCTACGACGAAATTCCCAAGACCCTGCTGATCAGCGTGGTGAAGGCCAGCGAAAAGCAGTTCGTCATCGACACCATCATGGAAGCGGCCCGCACCGGCGCCAAGGGCGCCTTCGGCGACGGCAAGATCTTCGTCACCTCGGTTGAAGAGGTCTACACCATCAGCTCCGGCGTGAAGGAACCCGACATCGAGGAGGCCGCGGCATGA
- a CDS encoding P-II family nitrogen regulator: MKEIMAVVRLNKMNQTKKALTEAGVNGFYAHEAFGRGKGLVSSDLLEGAKEGFEEAVELLGEKGRLYSKRVVTVVVPNDQVSDVVEAIIKVNQTGKPGDGKIFVTAVPEAHRVRTAEHGDKAIL, translated from the coding sequence ATGAAGGAGATCATGGCCGTTGTGCGCCTGAACAAGATGAACCAGACCAAGAAGGCGCTGACCGAAGCGGGCGTGAACGGTTTCTACGCTCACGAGGCCTTCGGTCGGGGCAAGGGGCTGGTCAGCAGCGACCTGCTGGAAGGCGCCAAGGAAGGGTTCGAAGAGGCCGTGGAACTGCTCGGTGAAAAGGGCAGACTGTATTCCAAGCGCGTGGTCACCGTGGTGGTGCCCAACGACCAGGTCAGCGACGTGGTCGAGGCCATCATCAAGGTGAACCAGACGGGCAAGCCCGGCGACGGCAAGATCTTCGTCACCGCCGTTCCGGAAGCCCACCGTGTGAGAACCGCCGAGCATGGCGACAAAGCCATCCTGTAG
- the nifD gene encoding nitrogenase molybdenum-iron protein alpha chain yields the protein MALKHKSIPDVATVKEELLKKYPTKVARKRAKQIVINDVKDGDVVPEVQANVRTTPGIITMRGCTYAGCKGVILGPTRDIVNITHGPIGCGFYSWLTRRNQTKAPFESSENFMPYAFSTDMQDEDIIFGGEKKLIAAIQEAYDTFHPKAIAIFATCPVGLIGDDIHAVARKMKEKLGINIFAFSCEGYKGVSQSAGHHIANNQIFTHVVGEDDTPKLGEYKINMLGEYNIGGDAFELERVLEKCGITLVSTFSGNSTYEHFATAHQADLNAVMCHRSINYVAEMMETKYGIPWIKVNFIGAESSAKSLRKIAQYFGDKKLIDRVEEVIAEEMPAVYAALEEVKPFTEGKTAMLFVGGSRAHHYQDLFTEMGMKTIAAGYEFAHRDDYEGRKVMPSIKVDADSRNIEEIEVTPDATRFVPRKSDEDLKRLTEEGFTFKDYEGMMPQMESNTLVIDDLNQYEADKLIELLKPDVFCAGIKEKFSVQKMGVPMKQLHSYDYGGPYAGFKGAVNFYTEIKRLVTSKVWSDLKAPWEENPELSATYVWE from the coding sequence ATGGCTTTGAAGCACAAGAGCATCCCCGACGTCGCGACCGTCAAGGAAGAACTGCTCAAGAAGTATCCCACCAAGGTCGCCCGCAAGCGTGCCAAGCAGATCGTCATCAACGACGTGAAGGACGGCGACGTGGTGCCCGAGGTGCAGGCCAACGTGCGCACCACGCCCGGCATCATCACCATGCGCGGCTGCACCTACGCAGGGTGCAAGGGCGTTATCCTGGGCCCCACCCGCGATATCGTGAACATCACGCACGGGCCCATCGGCTGCGGGTTCTATTCGTGGCTCACCCGCCGCAACCAGACCAAGGCGCCGTTCGAATCGTCCGAAAACTTCATGCCCTACGCCTTTTCCACGGACATGCAGGACGAGGACATCATCTTCGGCGGCGAAAAGAAGCTGATCGCGGCCATCCAGGAGGCCTACGACACCTTCCACCCCAAGGCCATCGCCATCTTCGCCACCTGTCCGGTGGGCCTCATCGGCGACGACATCCACGCCGTGGCCCGCAAGATGAAGGAAAAGCTGGGCATCAACATCTTTGCCTTCAGCTGCGAAGGGTACAAGGGCGTCTCGCAGTCCGCGGGTCACCACATCGCCAACAACCAGATCTTCACCCACGTGGTGGGCGAGGACGATACCCCCAAGCTTGGCGAATACAAGATCAACATGCTGGGCGAGTACAACATCGGCGGTGATGCCTTCGAACTGGAACGCGTGCTGGAAAAGTGCGGCATCACCCTGGTGTCCACCTTCAGCGGCAACTCCACCTACGAGCATTTCGCCACCGCCCACCAGGCCGACCTGAACGCCGTCATGTGCCACCGTTCCATCAACTACGTGGCCGAAATGATGGAGACCAAGTACGGCATCCCGTGGATCAAGGTGAACTTCATCGGTGCGGAATCCTCTGCCAAGTCGCTGCGCAAGATCGCCCAGTACTTCGGCGACAAGAAGCTGATCGACCGGGTGGAAGAAGTCATCGCCGAAGAAATGCCCGCCGTGTACGCGGCCCTGGAAGAAGTGAAGCCCTTCACCGAAGGCAAGACGGCCATGCTGTTCGTGGGTGGCTCGCGCGCTCACCACTACCAGGACCTGTTCACCGAAATGGGCATGAAGACCATCGCCGCCGGGTACGAATTCGCCCACCGCGACGACTACGAAGGCCGCAAGGTGATGCCCAGCATCAAGGTGGACGCCGACAGCCGCAACATTGAAGAAATCGAGGTCACCCCGGACGCCACCCGCTTTGTCCCGCGCAAGTCTGACGAAGACCTGAAGCGCCTCACCGAGGAAGGCTTCACCTTCAAGGATTACGAAGGGATGATGCCCCAGATGGAATCCAACACCCTCGTCATCGATGACCTGAACCAGTACGAGGCCGACAAGCTGATCGAACTCCTGAAGCCCGACGTGTTCTGCGCGGGCATCAAGGAAAAGTTCTCGGTGCAGAAGATGGGCGTGCCCATGAAGCAGCTGCACAGCTACGACTACGGCGGACCCTATGCGGGCTTCAAGGGCGCGGTGAACTTCTACACGGAAATCAAGCGCCTGGTCACCAGCAAGGTCTGGTCCGACCTCAAGGCCCCCTGGGAAGAAAACCCCGAGCTCTCGGCAACCTACGTCTGGGAATAA
- the nifK gene encoding nitrogenase molybdenum-iron protein subunit beta: protein MLLRHTPTEIKERSALNINPAKTCQPIGAMYAGLGIKGCLPHSHGSQGCCAYHRSTLTRHYKEPVSAATSSFTEGASVFGGQANLLQAIENIFSVYEPEVIAVHTTCLSETIGDDLKQIVDKAEKEGKVPAGKQVIFASTPSYVGSHVTGFSNMVKGMVKCLAVSTGKKNGKVNIIPGWVEPADMEEIKRIAGMIGVSYTMFPDTSGVLNGPLTGEYHMFPDAGTPVEDIRAAGDAIGTLALGEWCSADAARTLDSQCKVPCRVLDIPIGLKATDRFIDTLRTVAGTSVPDTVNFERGQLIDVISDYHQYFFGKKVALVGDPDQLIALTEFLLTLDMQPVHVVTGTPGKKFEARIKELCAGKGFDVNVRAAGDMFLLHQWIKNQPVDLIMGNTYCKYIARDEDIPYVRFGFPIVDRVGHQYFPVTGYKGGIRLMEKILGVLLDRADRDAPEEKFELVY from the coding sequence ATGCTGCTCAGACATACCCCGACGGAAATCAAGGAGCGCTCGGCGCTCAACATCAACCCGGCCAAGACCTGCCAGCCCATCGGCGCCATGTACGCGGGCCTGGGCATCAAGGGCTGCCTGCCGCACAGCCACGGTTCGCAGGGCTGCTGCGCCTACCACCGCAGCACCCTGACCCGCCACTACAAGGAACCCGTGTCGGCGGCCACCAGCTCGTTCACGGAAGGCGCCTCGGTGTTCGGCGGACAGGCCAACCTGTTGCAGGCCATCGAAAACATCTTCTCGGTGTACGAACCGGAAGTCATCGCCGTGCACACCACCTGCCTGTCCGAAACCATTGGCGACGACCTGAAGCAGATTGTCGACAAGGCGGAGAAGGAAGGCAAGGTGCCCGCGGGCAAGCAGGTGATCTTTGCCTCCACGCCCAGCTACGTGGGTTCGCACGTCACCGGCTTCTCCAACATGGTCAAGGGCATGGTAAAGTGCCTGGCCGTTTCTACCGGCAAGAAGAACGGCAAGGTCAACATCATTCCCGGCTGGGTGGAACCTGCGGACATGGAGGAGATCAAGCGCATCGCCGGCATGATCGGCGTGTCCTACACCATGTTCCCGGATACCTCCGGCGTGCTCAACGGCCCGCTGACCGGCGAGTACCACATGTTCCCCGATGCGGGCACCCCGGTCGAGGACATCCGCGCCGCGGGCGATGCCATCGGCACGCTGGCCCTGGGCGAATGGTGTTCCGCCGATGCGGCCCGCACCCTGGATTCGCAGTGCAAGGTGCCCTGCCGGGTGCTGGACATCCCCATCGGGCTGAAGGCCACCGACCGCTTCATCGACACCCTGCGCACCGTGGCTGGCACCTCCGTGCCCGACACCGTGAACTTCGAACGTGGCCAGCTCATCGACGTCATCTCGGACTACCACCAGTACTTCTTCGGCAAGAAGGTGGCACTGGTGGGCGACCCGGACCAGCTCATCGCGCTGACCGAGTTCCTGCTGACGCTCGACATGCAGCCCGTCCACGTGGTTACCGGCACGCCGGGCAAGAAGTTCGAGGCGCGCATCAAGGAATTGTGCGCGGGCAAGGGCTTTGACGTCAATGTGCGCGCCGCGGGCGACATGTTCCTGCTCCATCAGTGGATCAAGAACCAGCCCGTCGATCTCATCATGGGCAACACCTACTGCAAGTACATCGCCCGTGACGAAGACATCCCCTACGTGCGCTTCGGCTTCCCCATCGTGGACCGGGTGGGCCACCAGTACTTCCCGGTGACGGGGTACAAGGGCGGCATCCGCCTGATGGAAAAGATCCTGGGCGTCCTGCTCGACCGCGCCGACCGTGACGCGCCCGAGGAGAAGTTCGAACTGGTCTACTAG
- a CDS encoding radical SAM protein — protein MSGAPHCMHTNGRPGGWLLLPVAPRSNARSRHGDTGVSTPCACGTQPASPAMLPHEALEHLRTVMESGAVVDTVGIAGPGDPFAVPDRTLETLHLVRAAYPHITLCVTTNGLGVASHAAALADLGVSHVTLLMDAVDPELVDTLYAWIRPGTRTLRPGEGAALLVDEQAVALAALVKAGIEVAVCVTVYPGINDTHVGDIAAAAKVLGASGIYVLPFVPAEDTAGPVPAADAATMDAARNAAAAWLPVLDASARDGLPVARRTGMGCGEPVAVTAGSGLPVPGGDRPYVAVASSDGFDVDEHLGHARQFLVYGPKAGPGDGPQNDPTVGPMVGPVELLGVRPAPPAGSGDARWEALAAVLSDCTYLLVSSAGQRPVEYLAGKGLRVIQTEDNIEGLVDVLYGGGKKGRKRGKGRTV, from the coding sequence ATGAGCGGCGCACCCCACTGTATGCACACGAACGGACGGCCCGGCGGCTGGCTGCTGCTGCCGGTGGCGCCGCGTTCCAACGCCCGCAGCCGTCATGGCGATACGGGCGTGAGCACCCCGTGCGCCTGCGGAACGCAGCCTGCGTCCCCTGCCATGCTGCCGCACGAGGCGCTGGAGCACCTGCGTACGGTCATGGAATCGGGCGCGGTGGTGGACACGGTGGGCATTGCCGGTCCCGGCGATCCGTTCGCCGTGCCCGACCGCACCCTGGAAACCCTGCATCTGGTGCGCGCCGCCTACCCGCACATCACTCTGTGCGTGACCACCAACGGCCTTGGCGTGGCCAGCCATGCCGCCGCACTGGCGGACCTTGGCGTCAGCCACGTCACCCTGCTCATGGACGCCGTGGACCCGGAACTGGTGGACACCCTGTACGCCTGGATCCGCCCCGGCACCCGCACCCTGCGGCCCGGCGAGGGCGCCGCGCTGCTCGTGGACGAGCAGGCCGTGGCCCTGGCCGCGCTGGTCAAGGCGGGCATCGAGGTCGCGGTGTGCGTCACCGTGTACCCCGGCATCAACGATACCCATGTGGGCGACATCGCTGCCGCAGCCAAGGTGCTGGGCGCCTCGGGCATCTACGTGCTGCCCTTCGTTCCCGCCGAGGACACGGCAGGCCCTGTGCCCGCTGCCGACGCGGCCACCATGGACGCCGCCCGCAACGCGGCCGCCGCCTGGCTGCCCGTGCTTGACGCCTCTGCCCGCGACGGTCTGCCCGTCGCGCGGCGCACCGGCATGGGATGCGGCGAACCCGTGGCCGTCACCGCAGGCTCCGGCCTGCCGGTGCCCGGCGGTGACAGGCCCTACGTGGCCGTGGCCAGCAGCGATGGTTTTGACGTGGATGAACACCTTGGGCACGCCCGCCAGTTTCTGGTGTACGGGCCCAAGGCCGGTCCTGGGGACGGACCCCAGAACGATCCCACGGTCGGTCCCATGGTCGGGCCGGTGGAGTTGCTGGGCGTGCGCCCGGCACCGCCCGCCGGTTCCGGCGACGCCCGGTGGGAGGCGCTGGCCGCCGTCCTGTCCGACTGCACCTACCTGCTGGTGTCCAGCGCGGGCCAGCGCCCCGTGGAATACCTGGCCGGCAAGGGGCTGCGCGTCATCCAGACCGAAGACAACATCGAGGGCCTCGTGG